The genomic DNA CTTCACGCTGTGCTTTTGCGCGTAGATCGCACCGGGTACCTGGAAGAAAAAGTAGCCGAGGAAGAACAGCGCGCCGAGCAATGAAGACAGGCCCGGGGTGATCATCAGGTCTTCGGCCATGCCGGACGCGGCGGCGAAACCGTAATTGGCGCGATCGAGATACGCCAGGCTGTAGGTGATGAACACGATCGGCATGATGTACCACCAGCGGCGGGCGGCGAGGGTTGCGGTTTTCATGGTGTTGCTCCTGAGCTTGTTGTTTTTGTCGCAGCAGGTTCAAATTTTTCGCTGACTAGGCTGGCCTCTTCGCGAGCAGGCTCGCTCCCACAAGGGAACGCATTTCAAACGTGGGAGCGAGCCTGCTCGCGAAGGCAGACTCAAATTCAACCGATAACTCCAGGCGGGTCGGCAACCCCTCCATATCTCCACGACTCTGCACCGCACGACTGCCAATCCAGTTCGCCCGCTGCACCGCCCCGGCAAAACTCTGGTGTTCCAGCAGGGCACTGATCATCCCCACCGCAAAGCCGTCCCCGGCACCCACCGTGTCGACAACATTGGCCACTGGCACCCCGGCGACAAAGCCCTGATCCAGATGCGTGCGGTAATAAGCCCCCTCTGGGCCAAGTTTGATCGCCACCGCTTCGGCACCTTGGTCCAGATAAAACGCGGCAATGTCCGCCGGATCGTCAAAACCGGTGAGCAAACGACCTTCGCTCAAACCCGGCAGCACCCAATGGGCGAGCGCGGCGAGGCGGTTGATCTCGCTGATCATCTCGCGCTCGCTGGCCCACAGGCTCGGGCGCAGGTTGGGGTCGAACGACACGCTGCGCCCGGCGTTGCGCATGCGTGTCATCAGTTCGAAAGACATCTCCCGGGCCGATGCAGACAGAGCCGGCGGGATGCCGGTGGCGTGCAGATGCCGGGCGCTCAGCACACTGGCGCTGATCGACTGCGGCGACAGA from Pseudomonas baetica includes the following:
- a CDS encoding sugar kinase; translated protein: MSEIDILSFGETMAMLVAEQTGDLATVEQFHKRIAGADSNVAIGLSRLGFNVAWLSRVGDDSLGRFVIRSLAREGLDCSHVAVDDNHPTGFQFKSRTEDGSDPQVEYFRRGSAASHLSPQSISASVLSARHLHATGIPPALSASAREMSFELMTRMRNAGRSVSFDPNLRPSLWASEREMISEINRLAALAHWVLPGLSEGRLLTGFDDPADIAAFYLDQGAEAVAIKLGPEGAYYRTHLDQGFVAGVPVANVVDTVGAGDGFAVGMISALLEHQSFAGAVQRANWIGSRAVQSRGDMEGLPTRLELSVEFESAFASRLAPTFEMRSLVGASLLAKRPA